Sequence from the Cucumis sativus cultivar 9930 chromosome 1, Cucumber_9930_V3, whole genome shotgun sequence genome:
AAACAGTTCGCGAGGTTGATGTTGGACATATGTGATATGTTAGAGAAAGACAGTTTTCTGTTTTGTCGAAGGCCTAAAACCATGGGCAAAGACCAAATTATATGAACAAAGGGTCCAAGACCCCACATCAACATATGTAGCAGCCGAATGATTGTTTGATTTGTCCAAAGACTCTCAAGATGTGAGATGTTAACAAAATTCCTCATATGGAGGAAAAGTCCTAATGGAGATCATAAGCCTTTCCAACCCAATACAGGAAACACATAGAGGGgacaaaataatcataatacatataatcaCCCTTTCGTCTGTTTCATATGCAAGGGACCACACCTGGCTAGTGTTTGGATAGGACTACCTTCAATGCCTTTCAGCCCTCTTTAACCTCAGATTTGGAGGATAAATCAAGTCACTGTGGAGGGTGAAGTTcctaaaaaagaagaaggcaaTAATTCGAGAATGAAAGCCTTGAAGTTCTTATTGTCTCTCTAGAAGAAGGTAGGGGAGATGAGTGGGTCGATAGAAAGGGATTTGATGTACGTTGACACCTGGATCAACTAGAAACTAACCAAGAGTACTAGGGTCGATTTTCGTGCAActcataatttcatttttgagCAAGAAGCACACCggttcaaattgaaagttaaaaaagataCAGGAAAGATTAAAGCTGTTAATTTAAAAGTCTTGCCCATCGTGAGAATATCAAAGAAGACATCTCTAAAATTAGGCAAATGGAGAGAGGATGTCAATTTAGTTGTGGCTCACATAGATAACTTCGACATGGTACTCGATATGGAATTCCTCTTGAAACATAAAGTCATTCTCATGCCACTAGCTCAGTGTATGGTGGTAACGGGTGGTACTCTGACAATTGTCTAAGCAAAGATCAAGCAACAGAGTGGAATGAGAATGATTTCAGcactacaaaagaaaaaggggctCGTAGAGAAAAGTCAACCTTTATGGCCATCCCGTTGATGGATGAGTAAATTGAAAGTAGGACTGTTCCAATAGAGATCCAAAGAGTTATGAATGAATATGTTGATGTAATGCCTCTTTAATTGCCAAAGTTACTGCCCCCTCGACGAGGGATGGATCATGAGATTGAGCTTGTCCCAGGAGCCAAACCCCCAGTAAAGAACGACTATAGAATGGCTCCACCTGAGCTAGTTGAGCTCATAAAATAGTTAGATGAGTTATTGGTTGTTGGATTTATCATACCTGTGAAAGCACCCTATGGGGTTCCTATGTTGttttacaagaaaaaagaCAGGACACTCCGACTGTACATAAACTACAAAGCCTTAAACAAGGTTACGGTTTGAAACAGGCACCCTCTTTCGATCGTAAATGACTTATTTGACTAGTTGAGTGGAGCTCAATACTTTATGAAGCTCGACCTCAAATTAGGTTATTATCGAGTTCAAATAGCATAGAGGGATGAACCGAAGACTACTTGCATAATAAGGTATGGGGCCTTTGAGTTCCTCGTAATGCCCTTCGGCTTGACAATGTCGTAGCAACATTTTCCACCTTGATGAACCAGGTGTTCCATGAGTAGCTAGATCAGTTTGTGGTGGTCTATCTTGATGGCATTGTAGTTTTCAGTTCCACTTTTGAAGAACACTAGGTCCAGTCTGGTTAGTCTTTGACAAGCCCCGAcataatcaattatatattaagaaagagaagtgTGCTTTTGCTCAAAATGCATCAATTTTTTGGGTCACGTCATCGAATATGGGAAAATATGAATGGACGAAGATAAGTTATGGGCTATTAAGAAGTGGGAAGCCCCCACACAGAATTACACTCCTTCCATGGATTGGCCAATTACTATTGTCGGTTCATTGAAGAGTTCTTAAGAAGGGTTGCTCCACTGACTGAGTTATTTAAGAAAGGCACGACTTGGAGATGGTCAGGGGAATGTCAAATTTCTTTTGACAAGTTAAAGACGAAAATGGTGAGGGGTCCTGTCCTCGGATTGGTTGACATGTCTAAAAAGTCATTTGTAGTTGAGACAGACGCGTCAGACTTTGCTCTTGGGGGTGTTCTTACTCAAGAGGGCCACCAATAGCTTACGAGAGTCGTAAGCTTAACAGTGTTAAAAGGAGGTATACTATCTTCGAGAAGGAGATGCTTGCAGTGGTCCATTGTTTGAGGGCCTAGAGACAATATTTATTGGAATCACCATTCGTAGTGAAATTTGACAACAATGTCATCTGTCACTTCTTCAGCCAACATAAGTTCACCTCTAAGCAAGCgaggagattttttttttttttttgttgaattcaACTTCAAGTTCGAACATGAGAAAGGAACTAATAATCAAGCGGCTGATGCTCTTAGTTGTAAAAGCTAGCATGCGGCCATGTGTATGCTAGCTCCCATTCTTACTAGCAAAGTTGATGCATCGATGCACAATATCATTAGAGAATTCATTCAAAAGGATCCCTCAGCCAAAGTTTTTATCACTCTAGCCAAAGCCAGCAAAACAAGACAACTTTGGGTCGAAGAAGACTTATTATTGACGAGAGAAAACCGATTGTATGTTCTGAGAGTAGATTATTTGAGGAAGAAATTACTGCATGAATGTGATGACACACTGTGGGAGGCCATCTTGAGTGGCAATGAACATATGCACTGTTGAATAAAGACTACTTATGGCATAACATGCGAGACGATCTTATGCAGTATACGAAGACATGCCTTATTTGTCAATAAGATAAGGTCGAGAAAGAGAACGTTGTTGTACTTCTCGAAACCTTGTCGATTCCGACGAGACCGTGGGAGAGTGTCTCCATGGATTTCATTACACATGTTCCAAAGGTGGGGGACTTTGAGGCCATCTTCATTATCAATGATCAATTTTTGAAATACACCACCTTCATCCCTACTACCAAACTATGTTCTGTCAAGTTGATAGCACACTTGTTCATTAAGCATGTCGTGAAGCTATGAAGAGTTCTGTCACGCATCGTGAGTGACAGGGATGGTAGATTCATTGGTACCTTCTAGATCGAGTTTTTTGCTTTCTTGGGGGACAAGCTTGAATATATCCTCTAGATACCATTGTCAAACTGATAGCCAAACTGAATGATTCAATTGTATGCTTGAGGAATATCTACGCCATTTTGTTGATGCGAGACAAAAGAATTGGGTCTAGTTGTTGGATGTGGCTCAATTCTGCTTTAACGCACAAACCAGTTCATCAACGGAGAAAAGTCCCTTCGAAATCATGAGTGGACGATAACCCTTACTGCCTCATACTGTTTATCATTCTTATGTCGGGAAAAATCAACAAGCTCATAATTTCACGAAAGAGTGGAAGTAGAATATAGACATCACTCGAGCCTATTTAAAGAAAGCCTCAAAGCGTATGAAAAAGTGAGTTGATAAGAAGCATCGTCCTCTTGAGTTTCGAGTCAAAGACAAAGTCCTCATAAAGCTTAAAGTAGAACAAATTCGAATTAAAGAGCATAAATATCAGTGCCCTTGTCAGAAAATACGAGGGGCTTGTGGAAGTTTTGAAGAGAATTGGAAATGCATCTTATAAGGTGGCGCAAGCATGGATGAAAATTCATCAAGTAATTCATGTGAGCAACTTGAAACCCTACCATCAAGACCCCAATGATAAGCACCGCAACAACATTGTACGGCCATCTATTGACTTAAAGCCAAAGAAAGATACGAAAGTGGAAGAAATTTTTGCTGAGAGAGTAAGAAAGtttgtttgtgatttttcAGGTTTTGATCGACTAACATGTTGACTAAGTAGAACAATTTTCGCACAACAGCTCGTCCGTGTTTGAAAGATTTCGATTGTGACATCGTGCGCCTTGTAGCCCCTGTTGCTTGGGCTCCCTATGTCATGCCCAAAAACTGGATTTTCGACCAGAAtccttctttcaattttagagGCTAATAACTCAAAATCCAGAACTCAAATCACAAAACTTCCTTCTAAAAGGTTGCTTAGAAATGTCTTTATTATGTTACCTCAAATGTTCAATCCTTAATTCTAAGTTATGTGTCCTGGAGCCTCTAGAAAGTGAACACTGCTCAAAACTGCACAAGAGATGACCTTTGGTGCTTCAACTCCAATTTGGACCTTTCTCTTCAATTCCTTTCAGTCCAGCAGCCTCACCGTTATAACTAGATCCAATTTAAGAGGTTTTTCAAGTAGAAACAAAGAAATGGCACGAGTGGATTGGatgcatttcttcttcaaagtTAACTTATTTATAGAAGAGGTTGCATGTCTTAAGATTGACACCTAACACCCACCTCATGCATGCATGCCATGGTTTTGATATTTACTCCTAGCCTATCCTAGACATGTTCTCGACGATTTTCATGTCTTCCATCTCCTACTTAATAGCAACAAAACTTGTTTTCATGACATGCTTATCACCTAGCCATTTTATTtgactttcttcttctctttcaatGTCATGCCCATTCTTTCTTATCACCAAGCCCCTTTCTTtgactttcttcttctctcttaaGTTTCCATGACACTCCAAACATGGTATTCCTATAACGACGTGTTTTCTAGACATTTGGAAAATATCACTCAAATGCCCTTTTAAACCAAGTCTtgaaataaagtttattttttgtctaAATCACTAGATAGCTCTTTAATCCGACcataaatacttaaaattcCCTAAGGACTTAGGAATCGGAgtttaaaattacaattagTATCAATTATTAATGCGACAATAATCATATagccaacatgagcttagctcaattGGCTTGGCAACCATTTTAGAGTAATCGGACAACCATTAGATATAGCAACtaatatcaaataacaaatcaGTAAAAACTTGACAACAATCAATATCATAGTAATTAGATGATAGTGAAATAGTAATCAGAAGACAATTAGATGAAAtcacacattttaaaaaatgtgaggTGCGGTTTGGTCATCTAGATATTTCAATTCGACTAATTTTAAGGATTTTGTCCTTTCTCATGTGTCTACGATTTTAACACATTAATCTGACATTTATGTAACTAGCCTTCaaagatatttgttgaaatCTAGACATGAAATACTATTAATTGATTTGTGACGTAATATGctaattctttcaaaatataaaagaggaatactcattttgttattttaagaatttcaatatttcaaaaagttgcttttatttttcttttatagattGTTCTACATTTCAATAATTGTACATTGTTCTACATTTCGATTAATTCACCCCTTATATAGATAACAAAGCTACATCTATAGAAATGTAGAACAATCAACATGTCAATgaaaatttagtatatatcTCTCTACCCTTGGGATTCTAAAACTTCCCGTCAAGAAGAGaatgtttcaaaactttttttcaacTACTTAAAACAACTGTAAAATTCCAATTTATCCCAAATTAAAAAGGGACAGTcaaatttttatcattgaaaTATAGctgtaatatataatatacctAAATAATagcaacaaaaagaaacatgtAAATTCAGAACTCTAGGTTAAGCAACTAAACCACATTTGCTaattcaaacaacttttatcacttcaaattttctaacaTTAACATTCTcattacaaatataaagtacaattttacaatataataatgatgatgtcCAATTAAGCACAACAACTAAATTTCATTgactaaattcaaataaaatttcccaAAATTCCATGAACTTCAAATATTACTACCACCAACAGCATCTCAACATCGTTTCCAATTGCCTTTCTAACAAATGAATAGAACCAATGTAAACTAGCAAAGATCTAAAGCTCGTACTAATGAATAGGACCAATGTAAACTAGCAAAGATCTAAAACTTGTActacttctctttcttttcttttcttttcattctttgaAATCGTCTTTGTCATCAGCAGGAATCGGCATGTTCCTCCAGAAGACAGCAAGAGCACTGCCACCAAGCTGTTGGGATAATACCAAATgagaaacataaatttttatacCAAAGTTTCTAAACAAATGGATTCATGTAGTGGTATAAAAGAAGCAAAGGAACAAAGATGACAGCAAATAAACACAGAAAAACACTTACTGCCATACAGACGACGCTAACTGCAGATGGGACGGCGACGAGGGGGTTCGTGAAATGCTTTTGAGCGAGTAAAAATCCGAGTGCAGAGCTCTACAAAACAAGTTAAATTGTAGATTAAAAACGTGGTTCATTTAAGGTTTCTGGTAACTTGATAAAGAACCCTCTGCTCTCTCTATTGCCATCTTGTCAAGCCAAATGTGTTACCTGCATTCCACATTCAATTGAAATCGTGCGAGAAGTGGATTCGCCGAACGATAATTTTGAAAGCCAATAGCCTAGAGCAAATGCTGCTCCATGGAGGATGGCTACTGGGAGCAACAGTTGTGCTCcttgagtttttaaaacatctGCAACTTGCCCAATCTTCAACATGAGACATCGATGAAAGCAACTTGTTACTACAAAGGAATGAGAAAGGAAGAGTCAAAATTCAGTCTAACACTGTATAATGGTTTTGATACTTACAGGGCTGGCACAGAGGAGAGTAGTGAGGATAACTCCAATCAATGGTGTCACTGTGATAATCTTTGAAGTGAATTTGGGGAAGAATTCATTAGCTAAAACTGCAGCCAAGAGCAATATTGGTAGAGGATGATTTAATGATCGTTGGTGTGTAACTAATTTGGATATCTATATTGTTCACAAggggattttcttttttataaagttaCCTCCAACAACAGTTGGAACCAAAACCACCTGAAATGTGCTGATGGCAAGACCCTGAAAggataataatcaaaataaaaacaacctTAGGTCAAAAATAATTGGAGGATAAGATCAAGAAACCGTAAGCTCTCAAAGTAAAAACAGCATCATATCAAATACCCTGTTTCCCAaatatttgttacttttttcagtttctttcttcaataataaatgtgaaaagtCCAACAAAACAGCTCATTCCTTTtatcaaaagtttttaaaGAACCAAACAGCCTAGGTGGATTTCAGAAACATAACACGCAATCATATAGGTAAGGCTGAATTGGGTAACCCCGATattgctttttctttctttctaatgaGATTCTGTTTTTTATTGGTTGATTGATATGTGGCATTTGATCATTTATTTAAGCCTCTAAAGTTACTACTACCAAGAATGAACCTAAAGATCATTTATTTACATCCCAACATAGTTGAAAGGGTTAGTTTATCTGAACTTACAGCTGCATCAACTGGAACTAGTTGTCCAGCAAGAATCTTGGTCAGCAATGGCGTCATGATGATGGCGCCAATAGTCGAACACCTATATGAGTTCCAAGAGTGCTAGTAAGGATCATGgtattaaatttctttcaacATGTCAGCATACCAATATTTCcacattttcatatatttgacattactatgaaaggttaaaataatataaataataactcttacaaataaaatgtttatttattatttaaaaattttctttttgaattttgcctttcaattaattttcagAAATAGTGATCAAAGTGGACATTTTATCAGTATCTCcatcaacttttttcttttttcaacattttcgtCACCATTGATATCAACGTTTCAATCCTTACTAAGGACAGGCATGCGCAAACAAAGATCGAACTACCAGTAGAATATCAATGTGTAAAGAAAGGTTTGCAACAATCAGCTCTATTGGGAACAGGAGCATCTTAGGATCAAACAGGTCTTACGTTGTCATGAGAACGGAAAGTGCGACATTTCCTTTAGATATATAAGTAGCAACATTTGATGCCTGTCCCCCAGGGCAGCATGAGACCAAAATAAGACCAGTTGCAAGAGGAGCAGACAGTTTGAGAGTCTGAAAACACATAAATTGGTTATTATGTTTGTCTGTTCTATCATTTCAGCTTGTTATTGAGCTCTAACATTTTACTATAAGAAAGAGACTACATGTAGTTGTTACCATGGCAATGACAAAGCCAAGCATCGGCTTAATCAAGTATTGGGCAAGAAATCCAACACCAACCtggaacaagaaaataaaaatgtgaaacaaCATTAACATACACATATTCTTATAGGTGTTCTACAGCTCAAGAGAAAAGGATGTTGTCTTACAGTCCATGGATTTCTTAAACAACGCCTGAAATCCTCAAACGTCAGTGTCAATCCCATTGAAAGCATAAGAAAACCCAATCCCACAGTAAAAAGGTCAGTCTCCAACCAAGTTACCTGCAAGAAGACTCTGATGAATGTTACTTGATTCACCAATCATCTATCAACAAGATCCTCTGTTAAAACTATCAAGAAGAATTAAGAACAAGCAATTACTGCAGCGGGTTTGTAGATGCCTAGAATGGTTCCAAGGATAACCTGTTGACAGAtgaaaaatattgatctaATAAGCCAATGCTCCcgaaaatacaaaatgaacaataacTAGTCCACTAATTCCATAttcataagaaaaaacaaaaacaaagctaATAAACATACCCAAACAGGAAAAAGAGTGGTTAAAGTTTCAATAACTCGTTCATACGTGCTCATTCCATCAGGAGAATCACCAGGGACGATTTCTCCAGATACATCACTAGCAGCTTCGCACAAAATTTGGAGTTTCCTGAGTTCATAGTTCATTGTGTATTTAACTCTccaatatatcaaatatatgttcATCAAAACGTATGAGTATTACAAAAACTCATCTATCctaaaaatcaacaaattaatGACTGATCACAATAcattatacaatataaaacCATATCTCTCATACCTTGACGTTACCCGAACTGCACAGGGAGAAGCAGAAGAAACAAGAGGCTTAAGCAGCATAGACTGAGCCACCACTAAACTTCTTCTCCGACTATCAGATAAACACAACTTTCCCCTAAcgtctaaataaaaaaaaaaacaagaacaagaagcAAAAATTAAAGCAAAAATCGGTACACCCAGATAGAGAATCACCCTAAACTATAAAGCATAAAGCATACCCAGATGGGATTGAAGCTTTCCAGGTGAGAAGTGGAAGTTTCGGTTGTGGAGAGCATCAAATCTCTGCATTCTACAATCATTGAAAGCGAGTTTGGAGATTGACGCCATTGTAGTAGTAGCTGTTAACTGAATCCAATAGAGGAGGAATTGTTTTTTGTAAAAGGGGGTTTGAGATTTTTAGATTCTTACCCAGTCGGGGAAGAGGATTGAAGATAATGTTTGCGAGGTAAGAATCGAGAGAACCCCACTTGTAATTCACTCACGGGTCATTTCAATCAGATTTTGCATAATTTTCCAAATGTAGGGCCGGTGGTTgaacttgaatttttatttacacCTCACCAAAAAAAGGGTGTCAGAAATGATCGGTTTCGTGCAGAGAATTACGGCTGATTAAGTTAAGGGGTTTGTTTGTTGTTCTAAGTTCTTGGAAGTTTAAGGGTCGTTATTTGTTagattaagaataaaaaaaactaaaaagccACTTTTTGTGTGCATTATTTTCTTCTGACacaataagttttaaatttaaaactacttTACCAACAGAGATTAgaatctttattattatcttttcatCATACAATGAGCGTCAACCCTTTAGTGTTCATAATCTctactcttttcatttttaaacattttttctaactttttatttaaaaataatataatttcacAAAGCTACGTCAAAAATAGGTTTCACAACAATATGTGAGTTTGGACAAAGTCGTGGACTCGTTCACGacttcgtcttcttcttttattcattatttatgtAACATACATTATACGTGAGTCCTACACCTTATTCTTTtcgttattatatatatatatatatactaattcaTAGGAATAGTCGTAAATTTatcaattagattcaaaataattaagtatgtagcaacatttttaaaaaattgcaactatagcaaaatttgtcaaattctatcaatgatataagatTATTaccgatagatcatgttgcaaatattggtctattaCTGATAGGTCATACGAAATCTATCAGCTATACAAGTCTATCGatgatagttttgttatatgtgcaattttttaaaatattgtt
This genomic interval carries:
- the LOC101210215 gene encoding sodium/pyruvate cotransporter BASS2, chloroplastic — encoded protein: MASISKLAFNDCRMQRFDALHNRNFHFSPGKLQSHLDVRGKLCLSDSRRRSLVVAQSMLLKPLVSSASPCAVRVTSRKLQILCEAASDVSGEIVPGDSPDGMSTYERVIETLTTLFPVWVILGTILGIYKPAAVTWLETDLFTVGLGFLMLSMGLTLTFEDFRRCLRNPWTVGVGFLAQYLIKPMLGFVIAMTLKLSAPLATGLILVSCCPGGQASNVATYISKGNVALSVLMTTCSTIGAIIMTPLLTKILAGQLVPVDAAGLAISTFQVVLVPTVVGVLANEFFPKFTSKIITVTPLIGVILTTLLCASPIGQVADVLKTQGAQLLLPVAILHGAAFALGYWLSKLSFGESTSRTISIECGMQSSALGFLLAQKHFTNPLVAVPSAVSVVCMALGGSALAVFWRNMPIPADDKDDFKE